The following proteins are co-located in the Desulfurococcus amylolyticus Z-533 genome:
- a CDS encoding ABC transporter permease, which translates to MAATRELTFKDKLVLRVVNPLKGVLKEIWGMTTGKIALLLLSILIAVSVSAALTMPPGFLDSWQSASFWEDNPVIVPPEWVKYFGAKVAPSIVEEKSKPDVTPQWDPSTGILTLTYRFEYTLTDPVFPQDYYFAVYGIKSYDNITPIITISVERPDGITSVLWQENIFINNTNADVTSIYKTDPKKIKMDDLVSEIFVKYNITVPPNIIGENYMIQAISSSLLRDRVVSKISQPSTALSIFQKPVNVENWVTVLRSEQRPVLEEINNLLKNIQGSISNDPANILPLINNAISNVTFLINNLDKITFSDLYETLQNVSTLLNNAYKLAMSENYPSVVVTNINDAKSRIDKYLDSLKVTVSFIGISPEFEILTGAYRFEVNITYPGVRTYPSNPQSLISCVKFAVKGSVKGTLGTINNGADLATLLYYGFPIALLIGLIASVSSTLIGVIAGIISGYYGGWIDEVIQRIIDILNNIPFLPLMIIIGTAAMKVLPPGTQKSFYIIMLYVAILIIFSWAGLAIVVRSMTLSIKEEPYIEAAKAMGASNTRIIFYHIFPQVMMYAVATLVYNVPSAILTEAGLSVLGLRHGWPTWGAVLAEARAAGPVGYAAWWWILPPGLLLSLTSLTFVLLGLAVEKIVEPRLRTL; encoded by the coding sequence ATGGCGGCCACAAGGGAGTTGACATTTAAAGACAAATTAGTTCTCAGAGTAGTGAATCCCTTAAAGGGTGTTCTAAAGGAAATATGGGGTATGACAACAGGTAAGATAGCATTATTACTATTATCAATCCTAATAGCTGTCTCTGTGTCAGCTGCATTAACAATGCCTCCTGGCTTCCTGGACTCATGGCAGAGCGCATCATTCTGGGAGGATAACCCTGTCATAGTACCACCAGAATGGGTGAAATACTTTGGTGCAAAAGTAGCCCCAAGCATAGTTGAGGAGAAATCGAAGCCCGATGTCACGCCTCAATGGGATCCATCAACAGGCATACTTACATTAACATATAGGTTTGAATATACTTTAACCGACCCAGTATTTCCACAGGACTATTATTTCGCAGTCTACGGTATAAAATCCTATGATAACATTACCCCGATAATAACTATAAGTGTTGAGCGCCCGGACGGTATTACAAGTGTTTTATGGCAGGAGAACATATTTATAAATAACACTAACGCTGATGTTACATCAATTTACAAGACAGACCCGAAGAAAATAAAGATGGATGATCTTGTATCGGAAATATTTGTGAAATATAATATCACAGTACCTCCCAATATAATCGGAGAAAACTACATGATACAGGCAATATCAAGCTCGTTGCTACGTGATAGAGTAGTTTCAAAGATATCGCAGCCTTCAACAGCTCTCTCGATCTTCCAGAAACCAGTTAACGTGGAGAACTGGGTAACCGTGTTGAGAAGTGAACAAAGACCAGTACTTGAGGAAATAAACAACTTGCTAAAGAACATCCAAGGCTCCATCAGTAACGATCCAGCCAACATATTACCGCTCATCAATAACGCCATATCTAATGTTACATTCCTTATAAACAACCTGGATAAAATAACATTCAGTGATCTCTATGAGACACTTCAAAACGTTTCAACGCTCCTAAATAACGCATATAAGTTAGCTATGAGTGAAAACTACCCCTCGGTAGTTGTAACTAATATAAATGATGCGAAGAGCAGAATAGACAAATATCTTGACTCACTAAAGGTCACTGTTTCATTCATTGGTATAAGCCCTGAGTTCGAGATATTAACGGGAGCATATAGGTTCGAAGTAAATATTACTTATCCAGGTGTCAGAACATATCCGTCTAACCCGCAGTCGCTAATAAGCTGTGTGAAATTCGCTGTGAAAGGCTCAGTAAAGGGAACACTTGGCACTATAAATAATGGTGCTGACTTAGCCACGCTACTATACTATGGTTTCCCAATAGCCTTACTAATAGGATTAATAGCATCGGTATCTTCAACGCTCATAGGCGTTATAGCTGGTATTATAAGTGGATACTATGGTGGATGGATTGATGAGGTTATCCAGAGAATAATAGATATATTGAATAACATACCATTCCTCCCATTAATGATAATTATTGGTACAGCCGCAATGAAAGTGCTTCCACCCGGCACACAGAAATCCTTCTACATAATAATGCTATATGTTGCAATACTGATAATATTCAGCTGGGCTGGTCTAGCAATAGTTGTACGCTCAATGACGCTCAGCATAAAGGAGGAACCATATATCGAGGCTGCCAAGGCTATGGGTGCATCTAATACGCGTATAATATTCTACCATATATTTCCCCAGGTAATGATGTATGCTGTTGCAACCCTAGTATATAATGTCCCAAGCGCGATACTAACGGAAGCCGGGCTGAGTGTACTAGGACTCAGGCATGGATGGCCTACATGGGGTGCTGTGCTAGCCGAGGCGAGGGCGGCTGGACCAGTTGGATATGCTGCATGGTGGTGGATACTGCCGCCCGGACTATTACTCTCTCTGACATCACTAACATTCGTGCTACTCGGGTTAGCAGTTGAAAAAATAGTTGAGCCACGCTTAAGGACTCTATAG
- a CDS encoding ABC transporter permease produces MPGAGYYIARRGVVLLVSYVAIIIIIAAILELSGYATQIYQAVINELVRADVDALVKARQGQVDPAYIQEYRQNRTIEYMKQYGLIDENGNPVPSYVRMWKLAFNALTFNFGKTKEDLVAMVVPTMPPASITYIISVVLPRTIIVVTVGELIVIAIALLVGPRIAYRHGTFLDRVVVAYAALTSAIPLWWLAMLFIRVFGYQLGWFPTSLRGVTTPLNNFWSNPAQNFVTILWYITPPLTVFTVISLGGWLYGIRAMVLRIVREDYVMVAKAKGLPERDITRKYVMRPSLAPILTNVILALAGTLGGMIITESVFDWPGMGTLYYAAITTGDAETIVALFVIYVGVYLIARFILEILYVLVDPRVRVR; encoded by the coding sequence ATGCCGGGAGCCGGCTACTATATAGCTAGGCGTGGAGTTGTTTTACTGGTTTCCTATGTTGCGATAATTATAATAATAGCTGCTATACTGGAGCTATCAGGTTATGCAACCCAGATATACCAGGCAGTAATCAATGAACTTGTGAGGGCAGATGTAGATGCATTGGTGAAAGCACGTCAGGGCCAAGTAGATCCAGCATACATCCAAGAGTATCGTCAAAACAGAACCATAGAGTATATGAAGCAGTATGGGCTGATAGATGAAAATGGTAATCCGGTCCCTTCATACGTGAGAATGTGGAAGCTCGCATTTAATGCTTTAACATTTAACTTCGGTAAGACAAAAGAGGATCTCGTTGCAATGGTTGTTCCCACTATGCCCCCTGCAAGCATCACTTACATAATATCGGTAGTTCTACCTAGGACAATAATAGTTGTCACTGTTGGCGAATTAATAGTAATCGCAATAGCGTTACTGGTTGGTCCTAGAATAGCATATAGACACGGTACCTTCTTGGATAGGGTAGTGGTGGCTTACGCAGCTCTTACTAGTGCTATACCACTATGGTGGCTTGCAATGTTGTTTATAAGGGTGTTCGGATACCAGCTTGGATGGTTCCCTACGAGTCTAAGAGGAGTTACCACACCGCTTAACAACTTCTGGTCTAACCCTGCTCAGAACTTTGTAACTATACTATGGTATATAACGCCGCCGCTTACAGTATTCACGGTTATCTCGCTTGGTGGATGGCTATATGGTATTAGGGCAATGGTTTTAAGGATAGTTAGGGAAGACTACGTAATGGTAGCGAAAGCAAAGGGGTTGCCCGAGAGAGATATTACAAGGAAATACGTGATGAGGCCCTCACTAGCACCAATATTGACTAATGTGATACTAGCGTTGGCCGGTACCCTTGGCGGTATGATTATCACCGAATCCGTATTCGACTGGCCTGGAATGGGAACACTATATTATGCAGCGATAACAACTGGCGATGCTGAAACTATTGTAGCATTATTCGTAATATATGTAGGAGTCTACTTGATAGCAAGGTTTATACTTGAAATATTATACGTATTAGTAGATCCCAGGGTTCGTGTGAGGTAG
- a CDS encoding ABC transporter ATP-binding protein, producing the protein MSEPILDVRNLKTYFYTARGMVRAVDDVSFTLNKGESLGIAGESGCGKSTLAYSLIRLVPPPGKITGGQIIFKGKNVLEMSEEEFRREVRWKGISMVFQGAMNALNPVYTVGDQIAEVLMLHQGYSKKEALETAAKMLQMVGIDPKRLKSYPHELSGGMKQRVVIAMALALNPPIVIADEPTTALDVVVQAQIMNLLKRLKKELGLSIILISHDLSLIAEIADKIAIMYGGEIIEYGPSEVIYNRPMHPYTIGLLGSIPRLHGELRDLTWIPGFPPDLANPPPGCRFMPRCPKAFNKCSEKPPLVEVEPGHYVKCWLYAKG; encoded by the coding sequence TTGAGTGAGCCAATACTTGATGTAAGGAACTTGAAAACATATTTCTATACAGCAAGAGGTATGGTGAGGGCCGTTGACGATGTATCGTTTACATTGAATAAAGGGGAGAGCCTGGGTATAGCTGGGGAGTCCGGCTGCGGTAAGAGCACGCTTGCATACTCATTGATACGTTTAGTCCCTCCACCAGGTAAGATAACTGGAGGGCAAATTATTTTCAAGGGAAAAAATGTTTTAGAGATGAGCGAGGAGGAGTTCAGGAGAGAGGTTAGGTGGAAAGGTATTTCAATGGTGTTCCAGGGAGCAATGAATGCGTTGAACCCTGTTTACACAGTTGGTGATCAAATAGCTGAGGTACTAATGCTTCACCAGGGCTACTCTAAGAAGGAGGCACTTGAAACAGCTGCTAAAATGCTTCAAATGGTCGGCATAGATCCGAAGAGGTTGAAGAGCTATCCTCATGAGCTAAGCGGAGGCATGAAGCAGCGTGTGGTAATAGCAATGGCGCTCGCTCTTAACCCACCAATAGTCATAGCTGATGAGCCTACTACGGCACTCGATGTAGTAGTTCAGGCACAGATCATGAATTTATTGAAGAGGCTGAAGAAGGAGCTAGGCTTATCAATAATACTTATATCCCACGACCTAAGCTTGATCGCTGAGATAGCCGATAAAATAGCTATAATGTATGGCGGTGAAATAATAGAGTATGGCCCGAGCGAAGTTATATACAATAGGCCAATGCACCCATACACGATTGGATTACTTGGAAGCATACCTAGGCTACACGGCGAATTAAGGGATCTAACCTGGATACCCGGGTTTCCCCCTGACCTAGCTAATCCACCACCCGGATGCAGGTTTATGCCCAGATGCCCCAAGGCATTTAATAAATGCAGTGAGAAACCCCCGTTGGTCGAGGTTGAGCCAGGCCACTACGTCAAGTGCTGGCTATACGCTAAGGGGTGA
- a CDS encoding ABC transporter substrate-binding protein — protein MPTQITSAQATQPGPASDKIVVTRKTIEEVPDAISSGKIDGYLYSLRPAQAAQLQGVSGVTLYSAPAGLIELTLNPAPVAVFTLEGALSISEAASKLGIPAAAITNLYTQGDKTVVEVGAYPGKGVNPFAFKEIRFAMNYLIDRVTVASTIMKGFAVPMYTFLSQYDPDYATIADIIAKYEFTYNPSYVDQVVTNVLTKVGAVKIGGKWTYEGQPITIKFIIRQEDERRDIGYTFSSELKKLGFEVNEMEMPFAQAIDIIYGTDPIEFQWQIYTAGWGKGGIDRYDYGSISQFCAPWYGYMPGWGEAGYWNYKNDIVDELTLRIYQANYTNKEERNELYRKAAELCIQDSVRIWVVTRLDTWPMRSEVKGITLDLGAGLRGIWNLREMYVEGRNTLNLAHLWVWTSSSAWNIWGGFSDVYSVDFERATYDPSVWNHPFNGGPLAFRAPYVVVTAGPSGKLNVSSNAVIWDASKKQWVPVPNGTQATSKVIFDFSKLIGAKFHNGITISWADVIGFLAYMFDIVYDPTYSSLETRISSSSKPWANTIKGFEFDFNNKRVTVYVDYWHFDENYIASWASFSPVNPVEIHAVTFELALDRRNETNYVLYQKKNYEWFSLVWPNHVAKVKATLQSYKNNQAVLNKVNKYAMGTLNMNEWNARIDADLNWINTYNLAWISYGPFMLTKLDTQNQVLELTAFRDPTYPFKKGDWYFGQPVATSIVSVSIESPIQGKILPGQTANITVKLSGIPPFSLKYMIRDPRGIIITSGDGLKVSEDTFRVVLDSNFTKTLAYGSTYTVILVGLSEEVAIPGITRQVVNTATLSEALSTQSISDVLANVKASALEQVNIILSQLKQERAVDLESLRDQLATAISGVTGVLIDQYVSLIGTAMDNMNRLSQTTASTITSQVSSQIQQIRSDVTALSEKLNDTQATVSSLQTYIVVNIVLTLVAIVLSIIALVRKPKA, from the coding sequence ATACCCACACAAATAACATCAGCCCAAGCTACGCAGCCAGGCCCTGCGTCAGATAAAATAGTGGTCACGAGGAAAACCATTGAGGAAGTACCAGACGCCATATCCAGTGGTAAAATAGATGGATATCTCTACAGCTTAAGGCCAGCACAGGCTGCCCAGTTACAAGGTGTATCCGGTGTAACTCTGTACTCGGCTCCAGCAGGCCTAATAGAGTTAACATTGAATCCTGCCCCAGTGGCTGTTTTCACTTTGGAGGGAGCTCTTTCAATAAGTGAGGCTGCCTCTAAGCTAGGTATTCCGGCAGCCGCGATAACTAACCTGTATACTCAGGGAGATAAAACAGTTGTAGAGGTTGGAGCATACCCCGGCAAAGGCGTTAACCCATTCGCATTTAAAGAGATCAGGTTCGCCATGAACTACTTAATAGATAGGGTCACCGTGGCTAGCACGATAATGAAGGGATTCGCTGTCCCCATGTACACATTCCTGAGTCAGTATGACCCAGATTATGCTACAATAGCGGATATTATTGCCAAATACGAGTTCACTTATAACCCATCATATGTCGACCAAGTAGTCACGAATGTGTTAACCAAGGTAGGTGCTGTGAAGATCGGTGGAAAATGGACTTACGAGGGTCAACCCATAACAATAAAATTCATTATTAGGCAGGAGGATGAGAGGAGAGACATAGGTTACACATTCTCATCGGAGCTCAAGAAGCTGGGCTTTGAGGTCAACGAGATGGAGATGCCATTCGCTCAGGCAATAGACATAATCTATGGCACCGACCCAATTGAATTCCAATGGCAAATATACACTGCTGGATGGGGTAAGGGCGGTATAGACCGCTATGATTATGGATCAATCTCACAGTTCTGTGCCCCATGGTATGGCTACATGCCTGGGTGGGGTGAAGCAGGATACTGGAACTATAAGAATGATATAGTTGATGAACTCACTTTGAGAATATACCAGGCCAATTACACTAACAAGGAGGAGAGGAACGAGCTGTACAGGAAGGCAGCCGAGCTATGCATACAGGACTCTGTTAGAATATGGGTTGTAACCAGGTTAGATACCTGGCCTATGAGAAGCGAGGTTAAAGGGATCACGCTGGATCTTGGTGCTGGTTTAAGAGGCATATGGAACCTGCGTGAAATGTATGTCGAGGGGCGCAATACATTAAACCTGGCTCACTTATGGGTATGGACATCCTCGAGTGCATGGAATATCTGGGGTGGATTCTCCGATGTATACAGTGTCGACTTTGAGAGGGCCACCTACGATCCCTCGGTATGGAATCACCCATTCAACGGTGGGCCACTGGCGTTTAGGGCGCCTTACGTGGTAGTTACAGCTGGGCCCTCAGGCAAGTTGAATGTGTCTTCTAATGCTGTGATATGGGATGCATCAAAGAAGCAATGGGTACCCGTACCCAATGGTACGCAAGCAACAAGCAAGGTGATCTTCGACTTCAGTAAGCTAATAGGTGCTAAATTCCATAATGGGATAACCATAAGCTGGGCCGATGTAATAGGTTTCCTGGCATACATGTTCGACATTGTGTATGACCCAACATACAGTAGCCTAGAGACCAGGATATCCTCATCTTCGAAGCCTTGGGCAAACACGATAAAAGGATTCGAGTTCGACTTCAACAATAAGAGGGTTACTGTGTACGTTGACTACTGGCACTTCGATGAAAACTATATTGCATCATGGGCCTCCTTCAGCCCTGTAAATCCGGTTGAAATACACGCTGTAACCTTTGAGCTAGCTCTTGACAGGAGGAACGAAACAAATTACGTACTATACCAGAAGAAGAATTATGAATGGTTCAGCCTGGTATGGCCTAACCACGTTGCAAAAGTAAAGGCAACGCTGCAGTCATACAAGAACAACCAGGCTGTGTTAAACAAGGTGAACAAGTATGCTATGGGCACACTCAATATGAACGAGTGGAATGCTAGAATAGACGCTGACTTAAACTGGATCAACACCTATAATCTTGCATGGATAAGCTATGGTCCATTCATGCTGACAAAGTTAGATACACAGAACCAGGTATTAGAGCTCACGGCGTTCAGGGATCCAACATACCCGTTTAAGAAGGGAGACTGGTATTTTGGACAACCAGTCGCTACTTCAATAGTATCAGTATCAATAGAGTCTCCAATACAGGGTAAGATACTGCCAGGTCAAACAGCTAACATTACTGTGAAACTATCCGGTATCCCACCATTCTCACTGAAATACATGATCAGGGATCCCAGAGGAATAATAATAACTAGTGGAGATGGATTAAAGGTAAGTGAAGATACGTTCAGGGTTGTACTTGACTCAAACTTCACTAAGACACTGGCATATGGAAGCACATACACAGTAATACTCGTTGGTTTATCAGAGGAGGTAGCCATACCCGGGATAACACGTCAGGTCGTGAATACAGCAACGCTCTCCGAGGCTCTCTCAACGCAGTCTATAAGTGATGTATTGGCTAATGTAAAGGCGTCAGCGTTAGAACAAGTGAATATCATATTATCACAGCTGAAACAAGAGAGGGCCGTGGATCTTGAATCACTAAGAGACCAGTTGGCAACCGCCATCAGCGGTGTTACCGGGGTATTGATAGACCAGTACGTCTCGTTAATTGGCACAGCAATGGACAACATGAATAGGTTATCGCAGACCACGGCTTCGACAATAACTTCACAGGTTTCCTCACAAATACAGCAGATTAGATCGGATGTTACAGCTCTAAGCGAGAAACTTAATGATACACAGGCCACCGTGAGTAGCTTACAGACATACATAGTGGTTAACATAGTGTTAACACTGGTTGCAATAGTCTTATCAATCATAGCCCTGGTAAGAAAACCTAAGGCTTAG
- a CDS encoding radical SAM protein: protein MLEVIGRFPGNRIIYRVPGSMPAYGYIAFGVIDRGTNVLQARPTTICPQNCVFCSVDAGIHSLNRWAEYIVDPELIVNGVRKATSVKGEGVEVLLDSMGDVLTYPWLTELVSELKKVPGVSSVAIETHGLLLNKYIIDKLDEAGLDRVNLSIDVVDNEKAHLIYGTRYYDVRRVMELAEYIVRETNIDLHVTPLWLPGLNDEDVVSIIKWAIKIGAGKRWPPVTIQKYIRHKRGRKPRGVREVSWDRFWKWLSKVEEETGIRLHWSMSEWGMYYARRIRPPVRKGGKIIAEVAGRGLFRGEYIGVIGGKDYLVTIIPKGKNLKPTEKVLVEIVEDQDGLLIGRMLDTLPS, encoded by the coding sequence TTGCTGGAGGTTATTGGGAGGTTCCCGGGTAATAGGATAATATATAGGGTACCCGGGTCTATGCCGGCATATGGGTACATAGCCTTCGGAGTAATAGATAGGGGCACAAACGTGCTTCAGGCAAGACCGACGACTATATGCCCCCAGAATTGTGTTTTCTGTAGTGTCGATGCTGGGATACATTCACTTAACCGCTGGGCTGAATATATAGTGGACCCCGAACTTATAGTGAATGGTGTGAGAAAAGCCACTAGTGTGAAGGGTGAAGGGGTAGAAGTCCTACTAGACTCTATGGGGGATGTATTAACATATCCATGGCTCACCGAGCTAGTCAGCGAGTTGAAGAAGGTGCCAGGTGTCTCAAGTGTGGCCATTGAAACCCATGGATTACTCTTAAACAAGTATATCATAGATAAATTAGATGAGGCGGGTTTAGATAGAGTAAATCTTAGCATAGATGTAGTAGACAACGAGAAAGCTCATCTAATATATGGTACAAGATACTATGATGTCAGGAGAGTAATGGAACTTGCGGAATACATTGTCAGAGAGACAAATATAGACCTCCATGTAACACCGCTATGGTTACCAGGCTTAAATGATGAAGACGTAGTATCCATTATCAAATGGGCAATTAAAATAGGTGCTGGCAAACGCTGGCCACCTGTAACCATCCAGAAGTATATAAGGCATAAGAGGGGGAGAAAACCCAGGGGGGTAAGGGAAGTATCCTGGGATAGGTTCTGGAAATGGCTTAGCAAGGTAGAGGAGGAGACAGGTATAAGACTCCATTGGTCAATGAGTGAATGGGGCATGTATTACGCAAGAAGAATCCGGCCACCAGTGAGGAAGGGTGGGAAAATAATTGCCGAAGTAGCTGGTAGAGGCTTATTCAGAGGCGAGTATATAGGTGTAATTGGAGGCAAAGACTATCTTGTAACTATAATACCTAAAGGAAAAAACCTGAAGCCTACAGAAAAGGTTCTAGTAGAGATAGTGGAAGACCAGGATGGATTATTAATAGGGAGGATGCTTGATACTCTACCAAGCTAA